A window of the Cystobacter fuscus genome harbors these coding sequences:
- a CDS encoding ATPase produces the protein MAEQRRPGASPPGFESPDDSERDTSRTLTPQEIPTVAVGPSSSPPRTRPTPGLGAPPGPPRTPPTLTATERRPAGPSAFLERRPAPPAEPRRSLPSVESVAERRAPPPPPVSEVQGGPPEKRTTPPAPRLDTPPPFTEPPRRATPPSPGADQPSVVVDSRRPGPPPAPPSEPSPGVAERRTGPSSGNPAGPERRTSTGTGRRALPPEAGESPEGARFWPAQPRTLEESGLTASMVEELVLKAIFYAGEMRGMDIANRLKLPTSVVDDVLEGLRRQKYIDIRGGGGSGLGKSTMIYQLTTFATDVLRQILDRNRYNGPAPVTLQEWIGAVKKQTIRGNRITRQRMEDKFGDLIIRDYIFDGIGPAMNSGRAIFFYGPPGNGKTAICQGMVNCFDGDIFIPHAILIDDFIVRIYDNILHKPVEDDAGAQPYDRRWVRCRRPLVVVGGELTLEMLDLVYSPEVKYYEAPFQMKATNGMLLIDDFGRQKVSPKDLLNRWIVPLESDVDMLTLHTGKKVQVPFDVFSAFSTNLDPSALVDDAFLRRVRYKLEVQRPDEDLFHQIFEVMCRKRGVDYDADVVQYLIDTHYTPNSRLFAACQPRDLLDQMIDMAHYQGESPRLTQELVDAAVRSYFVRFDKDGGAAS, from the coding sequence ATGGCCGAGCAGCGGAGGCCGGGGGCGAGTCCCCCCGGATTCGAGTCCCCCGACGACAGCGAGCGAGACACCAGCCGCACCCTCACTCCCCAGGAGATTCCCACGGTCGCGGTGGGCCCTTCCTCCTCGCCGCCCCGGACCCGGCCGACTCCTGGTCTCGGAGCGCCCCCGGGACCGCCGCGGACTCCGCCCACCTTGACGGCCACCGAGCGCCGCCCCGCCGGCCCCAGTGCCTTCCTCGAGCGCCGGCCCGCCCCCCCGGCCGAGCCCCGTCGGAGCCTGCCGTCCGTGGAGAGCGTGGCCGAGCGCCGCGCCCCTCCGCCTCCCCCCGTCTCGGAGGTCCAGGGCGGGCCCCCGGAGAAGCGGACGACGCCTCCCGCGCCGCGCCTGGACACGCCTCCTCCCTTCACCGAGCCGCCGCGCCGCGCCACCCCGCCGAGCCCCGGCGCGGATCAGCCGTCGGTGGTGGTCGACTCGCGCCGTCCGGGTCCTCCTCCAGCGCCCCCCTCGGAGCCGTCCCCCGGGGTCGCCGAGCGCCGCACGGGCCCCTCGAGCGGCAACCCGGCCGGGCCCGAGCGCCGCACCAGCACCGGCACGGGGCGCCGCGCCCTCCCCCCCGAGGCGGGAGAGTCGCCGGAGGGCGCTCGCTTCTGGCCCGCCCAGCCGCGCACGCTCGAGGAATCCGGCCTCACCGCCAGCATGGTGGAGGAGCTCGTCCTCAAGGCCATCTTCTACGCGGGCGAGATGCGGGGCATGGACATCGCCAACCGCCTCAAGCTGCCCACCTCCGTGGTGGATGACGTGCTCGAGGGCCTGCGCCGCCAGAAGTACATCGACATCCGCGGCGGTGGTGGCTCGGGCCTCGGCAAGTCCACGATGATCTACCAGCTCACCACGTTCGCCACGGACGTGTTGCGGCAGATCCTCGATCGCAACCGCTACAACGGCCCCGCTCCCGTCACGCTCCAGGAGTGGATCGGCGCCGTGAAGAAGCAGACCATCCGCGGCAACCGCATCACCCGCCAGCGGATGGAGGACAAGTTCGGCGACCTCATCATCCGCGACTACATCTTCGACGGCATCGGCCCGGCGATGAACTCCGGACGCGCCATCTTCTTCTACGGGCCCCCGGGCAACGGCAAGACGGCCATCTGCCAGGGCATGGTCAACTGCTTCGACGGGGACATCTTCATCCCCCACGCCATCCTCATCGACGACTTCATCGTCCGCATCTACGACAACATCCTGCACAAGCCCGTGGAGGACGATGCCGGTGCCCAGCCCTACGACAGGCGCTGGGTGCGCTGCCGCCGGCCCCTCGTCGTCGTCGGGGGCGAGCTCACGCTGGAGATGCTCGATCTCGTGTACTCCCCCGAGGTCAAGTACTACGAGGCGCCCTTCCAGATGAAGGCCACCAACGGGATGCTCCTCATCGACGACTTCGGCCGTCAGAAGGTGTCGCCCAAGGACTTGCTCAACCGGTGGATCGTCCCGCTGGAGAGCGACGTGGACATGCTCACGCTGCACACGGGCAAGAAGGTGCAGGTGCCCTTCGACGTGTTCTCCGCCTTCTCCACCAACCTGGATCCGAGCGCTCTCGTCGACGACGCCTTCCTGCGCCGCGTGCGCTACAAGCTCGAGGTGCAGCGGCCGGACGAGGATCTGTTCCATCAGATCTTCGAGGTGATGTGCCGCAAGCGCGGCGTGGACTACGACGCCGACGTCGTGCAGTACCTCATCGACACCCACTACACGCCCAACAGCCGCCTCTTCGCGGCGTGCCAGCCGCGCGACTTGTTGGATCAGATGATCGACATGGCGCACTACCAGGGCGAGTCTCCCCGGCTCACCCAGGAGCTGGTGGATGCCGCGGTGCGCAGCTACTTCGTGCGCTTCGACAAGGACGGCGGCGCGGCGTCCTGA